A single Prochlorococcus marinus XMU1410 DNA region contains:
- a CDS encoding ATP-dependent Clp protease ATP-binding subunit produces the protein MRETLTSCPELFSDISWNLLLSGEETAKKWDHSEFNIEHIIHTLFSSSEFFAFIEKLSIDQDTVLDLTEDFLEETPTNESDIFTIGEDLEILLDNANQIKTQWGSRLIEIPHLLIALGRDLRIGNYVFEEGNLSMEKLEEELKFFPNINQSKDSFDYKNVIDINNQSNFESNKKTLFKEETFEKAIVPLPKSALQIETKKQVEKDENALSIYGKDLTESAKKGLLDPVIGRENEINNLMRVLCRRNKNNPILIGNPGVGKTSIAKLLAQLIVDKKVPDSLRDFKIISLDLGALVSGTKFRGQLEERLTLIMQELNDPNQGMILFIDEIHSILSSDRSSTNISNILKPLLAEGELRCIGTTTPEKFSETIEKDQALNNCFQKIAVNEPSVELSAKIIQGIKKKYESHHGIRISEEAVNYSAKLADRYISDKCLPDKAIDLIDEAAAQLKIEFNSKPQIIFQQENKLHTIDEKLNNLRGENIEAQEKLLNMRQQSEVKLNVLFDNWNDLREEMEQLSILMKEEDKLTKQIKDKSNRKIENDLDFLENVEGELSVIENEIQKVEENFNKMKKNKNFPFKYQVEPDDIADVVSKITGIPISKVVSNERKKLVNLETELSEKVIGQEKAIETVSAAIRRARVGMKSPKRPIGSFLFMGPTGVGKTELAKSLATALFDEEDALLRLDMSEYMEKNAVARLLGAPPGYVGYEEGGQLTEAVRRKPYSVILLDEIEKAHTEVFNILLQVLDEGRLTDSRGRTVDFKNTVIIMTSNLAGKSILEYALKISKSEEKLEKEQQILDHSISNTLSSIFRPEFLNRIDEVVKFDPLSISELQKIIILQTEDLKNLLLEQKINISIDKKVINKIANDSYEPEYGARPLSRELRRQIENPLAAKLLEEKFKNKKNIIIKLNPANKDEIVFRPS, from the coding sequence ATGAGAGAAACTCTTACATCCTGTCCTGAACTTTTTAGCGATATAAGTTGGAATCTTCTTCTTTCAGGGGAAGAAACCGCAAAAAAATGGGATCATAGCGAATTTAATATTGAACACATAATTCATACATTGTTTTCTTCGAGTGAATTCTTTGCTTTCATTGAAAAATTATCAATAGACCAAGATACAGTTTTAGATTTAACAGAAGATTTTCTAGAAGAAACACCGACAAATGAGTCAGATATTTTTACTATCGGGGAAGATTTAGAAATTTTATTAGATAATGCAAATCAGATTAAAACTCAATGGGGATCTAGGTTAATAGAAATACCGCATTTGCTAATTGCTCTTGGAAGAGATTTAAGAATTGGAAATTATGTTTTTGAAGAAGGCAATCTTTCAATGGAAAAATTAGAAGAAGAATTAAAGTTTTTCCCAAATATTAATCAATCAAAAGATTCTTTCGATTATAAGAACGTAATTGATATAAATAATCAATCAAATTTCGAGTCAAACAAAAAAACTTTATTTAAAGAAGAAACATTTGAAAAAGCTATTGTTCCATTACCTAAAAGTGCACTTCAAATTGAAACCAAAAAACAAGTTGAAAAAGATGAAAATGCTCTATCAATCTATGGAAAAGATTTAACAGAATCAGCTAAAAAAGGCTTGCTAGATCCCGTTATAGGAAGAGAAAATGAGATTAATAATTTAATGAGGGTACTCTGCAGAAGAAATAAAAATAATCCCATACTTATCGGCAATCCTGGAGTTGGTAAAACCTCAATTGCAAAATTACTTGCGCAATTAATTGTAGACAAAAAAGTTCCTGATTCTTTAAGAGACTTTAAAATTATTTCACTTGACTTAGGTGCATTAGTTTCTGGGACAAAATTTAGAGGCCAACTAGAGGAACGACTAACCTTAATAATGCAGGAACTAAACGATCCAAACCAAGGAATGATTCTATTTATTGATGAAATTCACTCAATATTAAGTTCTGATAGATCTTCTACTAACATTAGTAATATCTTAAAACCTTTACTAGCTGAAGGTGAACTTAGATGTATTGGCACGACAACACCTGAGAAATTTAGTGAAACTATTGAAAAAGATCAGGCATTGAACAATTGCTTTCAAAAGATAGCTGTTAATGAACCTTCAGTAGAATTGAGCGCAAAAATAATTCAAGGTATCAAAAAAAAATATGAATCACATCATGGCATCAGAATTTCTGAAGAGGCTGTAAATTATTCTGCAAAATTGGCGGACAGATATATCAGCGATAAATGTCTTCCTGATAAAGCAATAGATTTAATTGATGAAGCAGCTGCACAATTAAAAATCGAATTTAATAGTAAACCTCAAATAATTTTTCAACAAGAAAATAAACTTCATACTATTGATGAAAAACTGAATAATTTGCGAGGAGAAAATATCGAAGCTCAAGAAAAACTATTGAATATGAGGCAACAATCAGAGGTAAAATTGAACGTTCTTTTCGACAATTGGAATGATTTACGCGAAGAGATGGAACAATTATCTATTTTGATGAAAGAAGAAGACAAACTAACAAAACAAATTAAAGATAAATCAAATCGCAAAATTGAAAATGATCTGGATTTTTTAGAAAATGTTGAAGGGGAACTTAGTGTAATAGAAAATGAAATCCAAAAAGTTGAAGAAAACTTTAATAAAATGAAGAAAAATAAAAATTTCCCTTTCAAATATCAAGTTGAACCTGATGATATTGCTGATGTTGTTTCAAAAATTACAGGTATTCCAATTTCTAAAGTTGTTTCAAATGAACGTAAAAAATTAGTCAATCTAGAAACAGAACTAAGTGAAAAAGTTATTGGACAAGAAAAAGCTATAGAAACTGTTTCTGCTGCAATTAGAAGAGCTCGCGTTGGCATGAAAAGTCCAAAAAGGCCTATTGGATCTTTTTTATTTATGGGTCCTACAGGTGTTGGCAAAACAGAATTAGCGAAATCTCTTGCAACAGCCTTATTTGATGAAGAAGACGCACTTTTAAGATTAGACATGAGTGAATATATGGAGAAAAATGCCGTCGCAAGACTTTTAGGTGCTCCTCCAGGTTATGTTGGTTATGAAGAGGGAGGTCAATTAACTGAAGCGGTAAGACGCAAACCATATTCAGTAATACTTCTTGATGAGATAGAAAAAGCACATACAGAAGTTTTTAATATCCTTTTACAAGTTTTAGATGAAGGAAGATTAACGGACTCTCGAGGAAGAACAGTTGACTTCAAAAATACTGTAATCATTATGACAAGCAATCTAGCTGGTAAATCTATACTGGAATATGCACTTAAGATTTCCAAAAGTGAGGAAAAGTTAGAAAAAGAGCAACAAATTCTTGATCATTCCATTAGTAATACATTATCTTCAATTTTTAGACCAGAATTTTTAAATAGAATTGATGAAGTAGTAAAGTTTGATCCATTATCTATTAGTGAACTTCAAAAAATTATTATTCTTCAAACTGAAGATTTAAAAAACCTACTTCTTGAACAGAAAATAAATATCTCTATAGACAAAAAAGTTATTAATAAAATCGCAAACGATTCTTACGAACCTGAATATGGTGCTAGGCCACTGAGCAGAGAACTTAGAAGACAAATAGAAAATCCATTAGCAGCAAAACTTTTGGAGGAAAAATTTAAAAACAAAAAAAATATCATAATTAAACTTAACCCAGCTAATAAAGATGAGATTGTTTTCAGACCTAGCTGA